One region of Primulina tabacum isolate GXHZ01 chromosome 1, ASM2559414v2, whole genome shotgun sequence genomic DNA includes:
- the LOC142509307 gene encoding uncharacterized protein LOC142509307, producing MPPRRAPSTDRLAENVEDLHVNAPSPPNGDVATRALEGMARFFEQQFQDDASLWWEGAEHGINLATLTWARFKEMFYEKHFTADVRGRLKREFMTLRHGETSAAEFVRNFYRGCHFVPLNARDAAEKFRHFLDGLRPTIRRDVMMMRSLDYAAATAYAFQVDQALKDINFEVQRKRQQHQQHSQPNNKPYVGPPRPQGQQKPQGQVKKPRTPKPQQPGAPKLAKRCFICKEEGHKAADCQKKNSPTVGRAYVMHVEEAEEEQDMTLLPGGYYSRCSYLYTARFGISETFVKQLNIIPEHIGLSFKVSIPSGGQMITSNIVKNLELRLYKDVVQADLIVLPMPEFDIILGME from the exons atgcctcctagacgcgcaccTAGTACTGATAGGCTAGCTGAGAATGTGGAGGATCTTCATGTTAATGCACCCtcgcctcctaatggggatgttGCTACGCGTGCACTGGAGGGCATGGCTCGTTTTTTTGAGCAGCAGTTTCA ggatgatgcttctctatggtgggaaggagctgagcATGGTATTAATCTCGCTACTCTGACTTGGGCTCGATTCAAGGAAATGTTCTATGAGAAGCACTTTACTGCTGACGTTCGAGGACGattaaagagggaatttatgactctccgtcatgGAGAAACTTCTGCAGCTGAGTTTGTGAGAAATTTttataggggttgtcactttgtaccccttaatGCTAGGGATGCTGCTGAGAAGTTTAGACATTTTCTAGATGGTCTACGACCGACTATACGTCGTGACGTGATGATGATGCGTTCATTGGATTATGCTGCTGCAACTGCCTATGCATTTCAAGTCGATCAAGCTTTGAAAGATATTAATTTTGAGGTGCAACGCAAAAGACAGCAACATCAGCAGCACTCTCAGCCGAATAATAAGCCGTATGTGggacctcctagacctcaagggcagcAAAAACCCCAAGGTCAAGTTAAAAAGCCAAGAACACCAAAGCCACAACAACCTGGAGCACCAAAACTTGCAAAGAG ATGCTTTatatgcaaggaggaaggacaTAAGGCTGCGGATTGCCAAAAGAAAAATTCACCCACTGTGGGCAGAGCTTATGTCATGCATGTCGAGGAGGCTGAAGAGGAGCAAGACATGACTCTCTTACCGGGAGGATAttattctaggtgtagctacctatacACTGCTAGATTTGGAATATCCGAGACATTCGTTAAGCAACTGAATATTATTCCTGAGCATATAGGATtgagtttcaaagtttctattccttccggtggCCAAATGATCACGTCTAAtattgtgaagaatctggagcttcgtttatatAAAGATGTGGTTCAGGCAGATCTTATCGTACtccctatgcctgaatttgatatcatacttGGTATGGAATAG